From the Euphorbia lathyris chromosome 6, ddEupLath1.1, whole genome shotgun sequence genome, one window contains:
- the LOC136234011 gene encoding uncharacterized protein isoform X1: MRLPIRNSGYTRKPSETMKLFMTTFVGIVFGFFLGISFPTLSLSKMSLPSSLFPSIDLTYIEDKYSDLSTHALFNALSSLKGNKDNSPLHKYHDDTKIWVPTNPRGAERLPPDIIVPESDFYLRRLWGLPDEDLSKKQKYLVTFTVGYNQKENIDAAIRKFSDNFAIVLFHYDGWTSEWNEYEWSKRAIHVSVRKQTKWWYAKRFLHPDIVAPYEYIFMWDEDLGVDNFDGEEYIKLVKKHSLEISQPGLDPVRGTTWAMTKKRDDSEVHKETEEKPGWCSDPHLPPCAAFVEIMATVFSRDAWRCVWHMIQNDLVHGWGLDFAMRKCVEPAHEKIGVVDAQWIVHQGVPSLGNQGKAYNGRAPWEGVRERCRREWAMFQDRMNNAEKSYFDTMGVDPRNGTLG, translated from the exons ATGCGGTTACCTATCCGGAA CAGCGGATATACAAGAAAACCTAGTGAGACAATGAAGCTTTTCATGACGACATTTGTTGGAATTGTTTTTGGCTTCTTTTTAGGAATATCATTTCCAACACTTTCATTATCTAAG ATGAGTCTTCCATCGAGTCTATTTCCTTCCATTGATCTAACATATATTGAGGACAAGTACTCTGATCTTTCAACCCATGCACTGTTCAATGCTCTATCTTCTCTGAAGGGCAATAAAGACAACTCTCCCTTGCATAAATATCATGATGATACTAAG ATCTGGGTTCCAACGAATCCTCGAGGAGCAGAGAGACTTCCTCCTGATATAATAGTACCTGAGTCAGATTTCTACCTCCGCCGACTGTGGGGTCTTCCTGATGAG GACTTATCCAAAAAACAAAAGTACCTAGTTACTTTTACAGTTGGTTACAATCAAAAAGAGAACATTGATGCAGCAATTAGAAAG TTCTCAGATAACTTTGCTATTGTATTATTTCACTATGATGGCTGGACGAGTGAATGGAATGAGTACGAATGGTCGAAGCGAGCTATCCATGTGAGCGTTCGCAAGCAAACTAAATG GTGGTATGCAAAACGTTTTCTACATCCTGACATTGTTGCACCCTACGAATATATTTTCATGTGGGATGAAGATCTTGGGGTGGATAATTTTGACGGAGAGGA ATACATTAAATTAGTGAAGAAACACAGTTTGGAGATTTCACAGCCTGGTTTAGATCCAGTGAGAGGAACAACATGGGCAATGACAAAAAAGAGAGATGACTCTGAAGTTCACAA GGAAACTGAAGAGAAGCCTGGTTGGTGCAGTGACCCGCACTTGCCGCCTTGTGCAGC ATTTGTGGAGATAATGGCAACTGTGTTTTCTCGGGACGCATGGCGTTGTGTCTGGCATATGATTCAG AATGACTTGGTTCATGGATGGGGTTTAGATTTTGCAATGAGGAAATGTGTGGAG CCAGCACATGAGAAAATAGGAGTGGTAGATGCTCAATGGATTGTTCATCAAGGTGTTCCATCGCTGGGGAACCAG GGGAAAGCATATAATGGGAGGGCACCATGGGAAGGG GTGAGGGAGAGGTGTAGAAGAGAATGGGCAATGTTCCAAGATCGAATGAATAATGCAGAGAAATCTTATTTTGATACAATGGGAGTTGATCCTCGCAATGGAACACTTGGTTAG
- the LOC136234011 gene encoding uncharacterized protein isoform X2, with amino-acid sequence MRLPIRNGYTRKPSETMKLFMTTFVGIVFGFFLGISFPTLSLSKMSLPSSLFPSIDLTYIEDKYSDLSTHALFNALSSLKGNKDNSPLHKYHDDTKIWVPTNPRGAERLPPDIIVPESDFYLRRLWGLPDEDLSKKQKYLVTFTVGYNQKENIDAAIRKFSDNFAIVLFHYDGWTSEWNEYEWSKRAIHVSVRKQTKWWYAKRFLHPDIVAPYEYIFMWDEDLGVDNFDGEEYIKLVKKHSLEISQPGLDPVRGTTWAMTKKRDDSEVHKETEEKPGWCSDPHLPPCAAFVEIMATVFSRDAWRCVWHMIQNDLVHGWGLDFAMRKCVEPAHEKIGVVDAQWIVHQGVPSLGNQGKAYNGRAPWEGVRERCRREWAMFQDRMNNAEKSYFDTMGVDPRNGTLG; translated from the exons ATGCGGTTACCTATCCGGAA CGGATATACAAGAAAACCTAGTGAGACAATGAAGCTTTTCATGACGACATTTGTTGGAATTGTTTTTGGCTTCTTTTTAGGAATATCATTTCCAACACTTTCATTATCTAAG ATGAGTCTTCCATCGAGTCTATTTCCTTCCATTGATCTAACATATATTGAGGACAAGTACTCTGATCTTTCAACCCATGCACTGTTCAATGCTCTATCTTCTCTGAAGGGCAATAAAGACAACTCTCCCTTGCATAAATATCATGATGATACTAAG ATCTGGGTTCCAACGAATCCTCGAGGAGCAGAGAGACTTCCTCCTGATATAATAGTACCTGAGTCAGATTTCTACCTCCGCCGACTGTGGGGTCTTCCTGATGAG GACTTATCCAAAAAACAAAAGTACCTAGTTACTTTTACAGTTGGTTACAATCAAAAAGAGAACATTGATGCAGCAATTAGAAAG TTCTCAGATAACTTTGCTATTGTATTATTTCACTATGATGGCTGGACGAGTGAATGGAATGAGTACGAATGGTCGAAGCGAGCTATCCATGTGAGCGTTCGCAAGCAAACTAAATG GTGGTATGCAAAACGTTTTCTACATCCTGACATTGTTGCACCCTACGAATATATTTTCATGTGGGATGAAGATCTTGGGGTGGATAATTTTGACGGAGAGGA ATACATTAAATTAGTGAAGAAACACAGTTTGGAGATTTCACAGCCTGGTTTAGATCCAGTGAGAGGAACAACATGGGCAATGACAAAAAAGAGAGATGACTCTGAAGTTCACAA GGAAACTGAAGAGAAGCCTGGTTGGTGCAGTGACCCGCACTTGCCGCCTTGTGCAGC ATTTGTGGAGATAATGGCAACTGTGTTTTCTCGGGACGCATGGCGTTGTGTCTGGCATATGATTCAG AATGACTTGGTTCATGGATGGGGTTTAGATTTTGCAATGAGGAAATGTGTGGAG CCAGCACATGAGAAAATAGGAGTGGTAGATGCTCAATGGATTGTTCATCAAGGTGTTCCATCGCTGGGGAACCAG GGGAAAGCATATAATGGGAGGGCACCATGGGAAGGG GTGAGGGAGAGGTGTAGAAGAGAATGGGCAATGTTCCAAGATCGAATGAATAATGCAGAGAAATCTTATTTTGATACAATGGGAGTTGATCCTCGCAATGGAACACTTGGTTAG